One genomic region from Homalodisca vitripennis isolate AUS2020 chromosome 6, UT_GWSS_2.1, whole genome shotgun sequence encodes:
- the LOC124364417 gene encoding putative mediator of RNA polymerase II transcription subunit 21, translating into MDSETVVDLTQSEEHSSILRKLLSTPPPPPLKQQQQQQQQQKQQQKQQQQQQQQLTQQPSTSSSFDHK; encoded by the exons aTGGATTCTGAAACAGTCGTTGACTTGACACAATCCGAAGAGCATTCTTCAATACTACGTAAGCTTCTAAGTACTCCTCCACCTCCACCACTtaaacagcaacagcaacagcaacagcaacagaaacagcaacagaaacagcaacagcaacagcaacagcagcTGACACAACAACCGTCTACTTCTTCATCTTTCG atcataaataa